A single window of Zea mays cultivar B73 chromosome 10, Zm-B73-REFERENCE-NAM-5.0, whole genome shotgun sequence DNA harbors:
- the LOC100192573 gene encoding uncharacterized protein LOC100192573 precursor, whose protein sequence is MAMALLQLLLSLLIVSCAAQSPYASKAPPLSASAPGGSVAPPTTAVSAPQASAQPPTTVAASGPQASAAAPTKAALAPQASAAPPTTAASPQLAATLAPVSSPPLAAAAPPASATPPTTPPSATQTQPPVASPPTAMPPAAALPPATLPPAMAPTPLLAAPVMPPAAPPATAPAPAPVSPAPTPSVAPTPSPTEAPAPSPTTEAPVPTPSPALAPLSSVSVSPSLSPGPALAQDESAAPGSRTAVAALVSLVAAGLVVLF, encoded by the coding sequence ATGGCAATGGCTCTGCTCCAGCTATTGCTGTCGCTCCTCATCGTCTCCTGCGCCGCGCAGTCGCCGTACGCGTCGAAGGCTCCTCCGCTCAGCGCCTCGGCGCCGGGGGGCTCTGTCGCGCCACCGACAACGGCGGTCTCGGCGCCGCAGGCGTCTGCACAGCCGCCGACAACAGTCGCCGCGTCTGGGCCTCAGGCCTCGGCCGCAGCACCAACAAAAGCAGCCTTGGCGCCACAGGCCTCTGCTGCGCCGCCAACTACAGCTGCCTCGCCGCAGCTGGCTGCCACGTTGGCCCCGGTTTCCTCACCGCCACTAGCTGCCGCTGCGCCACCTGCATCCGCTACCCCTCCAACCACGCCACCATCGGCAACGCAGACGCAGCCTCCAGTCGCCTCCCCGCCCACGGCAATGCCACCAGCGGCGGCGCTCCCCCCGGCCACGCTCCCTCCAGCGATGGCTCCGACGCCACTTCTCGCCGCCCCCGTCATGCCTCCCGCCGCCCCACCGGCCACggcgcccgcgccggcccccgtgtcTCCGGCTCCAACTCCAAGCGTCGCCCCGACCCCGTCGCCGACAGAAGCCCCCGCCCCGTCGCCCACAACAGAGGCCCCGGTCCCGACCCCGTCTCCCGCGCTGGCGCCGCTCAGCTCGGTGTCGGTGAGCCCGTCTCTGTCGCCTGGACCCGCTCTCGCCCAGGATGAGTCGGCGGCGCCGGGCTCGCGCACCGCCGTCGCCGCTCTGGTGTCCTTGGTGGCGGCCGGGCTCGTCGTCTTGTTTTAA